Proteins found in one Uranotaenia lowii strain MFRU-FL unplaced genomic scaffold, ASM2978415v1 HiC_scaffold_1187, whole genome shotgun sequence genomic segment:
- the LOC129759183 gene encoding uncharacterized protein LOC129759183, whose protein sequence is MAGLSENFSTQQYFSRYCYATLREFRLDPLLKCKLRTQETHKQDLIMLENTGQPYRGVKADSIFNSFSRFKLFDYGMPPCLAHDLFLGCFNYDIMLIFRQMINAKFVTEKYLNYHCNFILKKLNTRSKITLNIKKNSITSKAVDVWHIIQITPFIFLKTPELYSDDSYKLLLMMKRITDFVTAPLISMRQIGILRQIIHEYLDFRKMQFNHPLRPKHHYMCHYPQWILQFGPLLPFSTLTGERKHSYFKTALRHANNYKNILKLCTERHQYWQALLNSNEERLKSLIFEDVGCPFDGLEKEEKRFLMGQGFNDNFYSYYKSMKYLGTSMTSRLIKICNSLRKKWMVMCEPKIASIKEKGRQYISTGIENIVLELDGTIIEEDEVFEACVSEGYTFMLLSGAQIWMPANVLLNISNITTTQNDFIEGSDAENSFSIKETDNGLYSELFGSENITEASITNSPSISTDHKFATFDVDYKSIPQEIIDQLKDNSSSRRRNLSNTNYNRFVDHIIGQMRSINPKIPFKFIRQTAIKITTKFPTLLDVDDENLIIGDGSGSLAEKLKSTRHTLGDRKVLISMC, encoded by the exons ATGGCTGGTCTGTCGGAAAATTTCTCAACACagcaatatttttcaagataCTGTTATGCGACTTTGCGTGAATTTCGGTTGGATCCATTGTTAAAATGCAAACTAAGAACTCAAGAAACACACAAGCAAGATCTGATTATGTTGGAAAACACGGGCCAACCTTACAGAGGCGTAAAGGCAGATTctatttttaacagttttagcAGGTTCAAATTATTCGATTACGGAATGCCACCCTGTTTAGCTCATGATCTATTTTTGGGGTGTTTCAATTATGATATTATGCTCATTTTTCGACAAATGATTAACGCTAAATTTGTCACTGAAAAATACCTCAATTATCACtgtaactttattttgaaaaaactcaaCACCCGCTCTAAGATcacattaaatattaaaaagaacagCATCACTAGCAAGGCGGTTGACGTGTGGCACATCATTCAGATAACTCCTTTTATATTCTTAAAAACTCCTGAGTTGTATTCTGATGATTCTTATAAACTGCTGTTGATGATGAAGCGAATCACAGATTTCGTAACAGCTCCTTTAATATCGATGAGACAAATTGGAATATTAAGGCAAATTATTCATGAATATTtagattttcgaaaaatgcaATTCAATCATCCTTTACGGCCAAAGCACCATTACATGTGCCACTATCCACAATGGATTCTACAGTTTGGTCCGCTGCTTCCTTTCAGTACCCTTACAGGAGAGAGGAAACATTCCTATTTTAAAACTGCGCTGCGTCATGcgaataattacaaaaatatattgaagCTTTGCACTGAACGCCATCAATATTGGCAAGCGCTTCTGAACTCAAATGAAGAGAGGTTGAAGAGTTTAATATTTGAAGATGTTGGATGCCCATTCGATGGTCtggaaaaagaggaaaaaagatTCCTCATGGGCCAAGGCTTTAACGATAATTTTTACTCCTACTACAAAAGTATGAAATACCTGGGAACTTC GATGACTTCAAGGCTAATTAAAATATGCAATAGCTTGCGGAAGAAATGGATGGTCATGTGTGAGCCCAAGATAGCTAGTATAAAAGAAAAAG GTCGCCAGTATATTTCAACTGGAATTGAGAACATTGTACTTGAATTAGATGGAACCATTATTGAAGAAGATGAGGTCTTCGAAGCGTGTGTATCTGAAGGGTATACATTTATGCTACTAAGTGGTGCTCAAATATGGATGCCGGCAAATGTACTGCTTAATATATCAAATATTACAACTACTCAAAATGACTTTATTGAG ggaTCAGATGCtgaaaattctttttcaataaaagaaaCGGACAATGGCTTGTATTCGGAGCTGTTTGGGTCAGAAAATATAACAGAAGCATCAATCACCAATTCACCTAGTATTTCAACGGATCACAAATTTGCAACGTTCGACGTAGATTATAAATCAATTCCTCAAGAAATAATCGATCAATTGAAAGATAACTCTTCTTCGAGAAGAAGAAATCTGTCAAATACCAATTATAATAGATTTGTGGACCACATAATCGGCCAAATGAGGTCAATAAATCCCAAAATTCCATTTAAATTCATTAGACAAACAGCAATTAAAATAACCACCAAATTCCCAACACTACTGGACGTTGatgatgaaaatcttataattgGTGACGGAAGTGGCAGTCTGGCCGAGAAATTGAAAAGCACGCGACATACCTTAGGCGACCGCAAAGTTCTGATCAGCATGTGTTGA
- the LOC129759182 gene encoding gustatory receptor for sugar taste 64c-like — protein sequence MNRDFNVSSTVEDVLHVVASMRSNGEFMERCTNGSHFWELFYRREHAKVFRYMDYNLPMVLIVEFTHKVYLFMWTFMDLFITLVSMGLSVRFEQLYNRIEHHKGKILPEVFWAEIRHDYTRISNLVGYMDRVLSPMVVITCASDIYFIAYQLYMSVQLSVAKFGVFYFRYSLSYLILRSLLMLLSSSHVYVASRKPLAILRSVPMSSWNITIQRFTNEIKNIDNALSGHKFFFLKRGVILAMAGTLITYELVMLSEVKPNSNGDICDIPDRL from the exons ATGAATAGGGATTTCAATGTATCAAGTACAG ttgaagatgttctccacGTGGTTGCTTCCATGCGCAGCAATGGAGAATTTATGGAGCGTTGCACTAATGGAAGCCACTTTTGGGAGCTATTCTACCGCCGAGAGCACGCCAAAGTGTTCCGCTACATGGACTACAATCTACCAATGGTCCTGATCGTCGAATTCACCCACAAAGTGTATCTATTCATGTGGACCTTCATGGATCTGTTCATAACCCTGGTCAGCATGGGCCTTTCGGTACGATTCGAGCAGCTGTACAATCGGATAGAACACCATAAGGGTAAAATTTTGCCGGAAGTCTTTTGGGCAGAAATTCGTCACGATTACACTCGGATTTCAAATCTGGTCGGCTACATGGATCGAGTGCTGTCTCCAATGGTTGTCATCACTTGTGCGTCCGATATCTACTTCATAGCCTATCAACTCTACATGTCGGTCCA attgagTGTAGCCAAATTTGGAGTGTTTTATTTTCGTTATTCATTAAGTTATCTGATATTGAGATCACTGCTGATGTTACTCTCCTCATCGCACGTTTATGTAGCCTCCCGAAAGCCTTTGGCCATTCTTCGTTCGGTTCCGATGTCGTCTTGGAATATCAct ATCCAACGATTCaccaatgaaataaaaaacatagacAATGCTTTGTCCGGACATAAGTTTTTCTTTCTAAAACGTGGTGTAATTTTGGCT ATGGCTGGAACACTAATTACATACGAGCTGGTTATGCTGAGCGAGGTGAAGCCGAACAGTAATGGAGACATTTGTGACATACCAGATCGGTTGTAA